A single Pseudanabaenaceae cyanobacterium SKYG29 DNA region contains:
- a CDS encoding BamA/TamA family outer membrane protein produces MRSLIVLLPALWCVSPCLPLRAQTNGEARIQVVEVVVVDGAGKSLPPELEKAAYAAIAIRPGAVITRSDIEKAANAVFGTGFFVNVQAQPENTPLGIRLKFIAQPNPPLKAILTENTQVLDRGLKDSQGKLQTKEQIIQSLFGEQLNKTINLLSLQESVKALEKLYQDNGFVLAQVADIRSAPDGTITLVLAEGVIEQIRVGFLNEEGKTEDKEGKPIRGNTREFIITRELTTKPGDVLNRNTIQADLQRVFGLGIFEDVNVNLNPGTDPKQVIVNVNVRERSTGSISLAAGLSSATGLFGGVSFQQTNFGGNNQKVGFDAQVGERELLFDLSFTDPWIGGDPFRTSFSANIFSRRLFSYIFDNPPTAPVGIGVGENKQETPRENRLGAGFSFSRPLGDGNSGSIGLRFEQVRLSDVPGGTVARDGLGNPLSFSGTGEDSLAVAQLAYATDRRDDPLQPTSGSLLRVATEQALVFGGNSALFNRLRASYSFYVPVQFVNFTPGPQALAFNIQGGTIIGEFPPYEAFRIGGTNSVRGYDEGRIGSGKSFALLSAEYRFPIFSILNGVIFADYGTDLGTGNQVLGSPAIVRGKPGSGFGYGGGIRIRSPLGAIRIDYGIAEDGNTQISFGIGEKF; encoded by the coding sequence ATCACCCGATCGGACATCGAAAAAGCTGCTAACGCCGTCTTTGGTACAGGTTTTTTTGTCAACGTGCAAGCGCAGCCGGAGAACACACCCCTGGGCATTCGCCTGAAATTTATAGCCCAACCGAACCCGCCCCTGAAAGCAATCCTCACTGAGAACACTCAGGTTTTAGACAGGGGTCTCAAGGATAGCCAGGGTAAACTACAGACAAAAGAGCAGATTATTCAGAGCTTGTTTGGCGAACAGTTGAACAAAACAATCAATCTTTTAAGTTTACAGGAATCCGTTAAAGCCCTAGAAAAACTCTACCAAGACAACGGTTTTGTCCTAGCCCAAGTGGCAGATATCCGATCAGCACCCGATGGCACTATTACATTGGTGTTGGCAGAGGGGGTAATAGAACAAATTAGAGTGGGGTTTCTCAATGAAGAAGGCAAGACAGAAGACAAGGAAGGCAAACCCATCCGCGGTAATACCAGAGAATTCATCATCACCAGGGAACTGACTACCAAGCCGGGGGACGTCCTCAACCGCAACACGATCCAAGCTGACCTGCAGCGAGTGTTTGGTTTAGGGATTTTTGAAGATGTCAATGTCAATCTCAATCCTGGCACTGACCCCAAGCAGGTGATCGTCAATGTCAATGTGCGGGAGCGGAGTACAGGGTCAATTTCCCTGGCAGCAGGGTTGAGTTCGGCAACGGGTCTCTTTGGCGGTGTCAGTTTTCAGCAGACCAACTTTGGTGGCAACAACCAAAAAGTCGGTTTCGATGCCCAGGTGGGGGAACGGGAACTGTTGTTTGACCTCAGTTTTACTGACCCCTGGATAGGGGGAGACCCCTTTCGGACTTCTTTTAGTGCCAACATTTTCAGCCGTCGTCTGTTTAGCTATATTTTTGACAACCCCCCGACCGCCCCTGTGGGTATTGGTGTAGGGGAAAACAAACAGGAAACACCGCGGGAGAATCGCCTAGGCGCAGGTTTTAGTTTCTCCCGTCCCCTGGGGGATGGCAACAGTGGCTCGATCGGTTTACGGTTTGAGCAGGTGCGCCTTTCCGATGTACCAGGGGGGACAGTGGCAAGGGATGGGTTAGGGAATCCCCTGAGTTTCAGCGGCACCGGTGAAGACAGTTTAGCTGTGGCCCAGTTAGCCTATGCCACCGATCGGCGGGACGACCCTTTACAGCCTACGAGCGGTTCGCTTTTGCGGGTAGCGACGGAACAGGCCCTGGTATTTGGGGGTAACAGTGCTCTTTTCAATCGGCTGCGCGCTAGTTACAGTTTTTATGTTCCCGTCCAGTTCGTCAATTTTACCCCTGGTCCCCAGGCCCTTGCCTTCAACATTCAAGGGGGAACAATCATCGGGGAATTTCCGCCCTACGAAGCCTTTAGAATTGGCGGCACCAACTCCGTACGCGGTTACGACGAAGGCAGAATTGGCAGTGGTAAGAGCTTTGCCCTCCTCTCCGCTGAATACCGCTTTCCCATCTTTTCTATCCTCAACGGGGTCATATTTGCTGACTACGGCACAGATTTAGGCACAGGCAACCAGGTTTTGGGCAGTCCCGCCATTGTGCGGGGTAAACCAGGCAGCGGCTTTGGCTATGGCGGCGGTATTCGTATCCGCTCCCCCTTGGGCGCTATTCGCATCGACTACGGCATTGCGGAGGACGGCAATACGCAAATCAGCTTCGGCATTGGGGAAAAATTCTAG